From Halanaeroarchaeum sulfurireducens, a single genomic window includes:
- a CDS encoding type II secretion system F family protein produces the protein MSGPPLTPLDRALLAAFGRHTGSARLAKMRQHYRATPDARRFSVFVARVFGLSWVAFLLGAGLGYHVGTVLPRSIVQAIGMGMTAVPLVSPAVVERALVPAIALTAGGVAKRATIRAAGAALARRARRRRERIERTLPRTVRYMYVLASGTTDLRTLLSRVAERERAFGETARTVRRVLRTASVTGTVDGALRVVARDTPSRRTLAPFLLTLRSRARDEPAALAEFLHQESRFLARRDAQRTDTAKRYLGSVVRLFVGLLVVPAMAIVALGVATGLGERTPIPAMELARWIRGHVLLSPASAVVVLGLGTVASGLVYLLRPPGYRWSRYRTSNSLRRLLATVHRNPANALVVFAPLGSLFVVAFWHHGAPLIAAGPLGYALAAIPVGLVDRHRASIDAAKDRYLPEFLHEVAHQVHLGRSFTEAVGHVAANGGLGPLDPDVADLAFDLRVATNDRPVRAAALDRFVDRVGTPLARRTVGMIAGALDAGSQSAAAFEALQGEAGRLYHEEQAVRDEVPIFLAVGWAASLLVVGIVVAVNVAALGTTVPGGRETVAIAGVARSTSGTPTFYFLTQATVLSSGLFAGVAGRGVYEGFLHSGGLVLITFLAFAGTGLL, from the coding sequence ATGAGCGGCCCGCCACTGACGCCGCTCGACCGCGCGCTTCTCGCCGCGTTCGGCCGGCACACGGGGTCGGCCCGGCTGGCGAAAATGCGCCAGCACTATCGCGCGACCCCGGATGCGCGGCGGTTCTCCGTGTTCGTCGCCCGGGTCTTCGGCCTCTCGTGGGTCGCGTTTCTCCTCGGGGCGGGGCTCGGATACCACGTCGGAACGGTACTCCCGAGGTCCATCGTGCAAGCGATCGGTATGGGGATGACGGCGGTGCCGCTCGTGTCGCCGGCTGTCGTCGAGCGCGCCCTCGTCCCCGCGATCGCTCTGACAGCCGGGGGAGTAGCGAAGCGGGCGACGATCCGCGCGGCCGGGGCTGCACTCGCGCGTCGGGCACGCCGTCGCCGGGAACGGATCGAGCGGACCCTCCCACGGACGGTCCGATACATGTACGTGCTCGCCTCCGGGACGACGGACCTGCGAACGCTCCTCTCCCGGGTCGCGGAACGCGAGCGAGCGTTCGGAGAGACGGCCCGAACGGTTCGCCGGGTTCTCAGGACCGCGAGTGTCACGGGAACCGTCGATGGCGCCCTTCGCGTCGTGGCACGGGACACCCCGTCCCGCCGAACGCTCGCACCCTTCCTGTTGACCCTGCGCTCGCGAGCACGCGACGAGCCCGCGGCGCTCGCCGAGTTTCTCCACCAGGAAAGCCGGTTCCTCGCGAGACGGGACGCCCAGCGGACCGACACGGCCAAACGCTATCTCGGCAGCGTCGTTCGGTTGTTCGTCGGATTGCTGGTCGTGCCCGCGATGGCCATCGTCGCCCTCGGTGTCGCGACCGGTCTCGGAGAACGGACGCCGATACCGGCGATGGAGCTGGCCCGATGGATTCGGGGCCACGTCCTGCTCTCGCCGGCGAGCGCGGTCGTCGTGCTCGGGCTTGGGACCGTGGCCAGCGGCCTCGTCTACCTGCTGCGACCGCCGGGATACCGGTGGTCCCGGTATCGCACCTCGAACAGCCTTCGGCGGCTCCTCGCGACCGTCCACCGCAATCCCGCGAACGCGCTCGTCGTGTTCGCGCCGCTCGGGTCCCTCTTCGTGGTTGCATTCTGGCATCACGGTGCGCCCCTCATCGCGGCGGGCCCGCTCGGGTATGCCCTCGCAGCGATCCCGGTCGGCCTCGTCGATCGCCACCGGGCGAGCATCGACGCCGCGAAGGACCGATACCTGCCGGAATTCCTGCACGAGGTCGCCCACCAGGTTCATCTCGGGCGGTCGTTCACCGAGGCCGTCGGACACGTCGCCGCTAACGGGGGCCTCGGACCCCTCGACCCCGACGTCGCCGATCTGGCGTTCGACCTCCGCGTGGCGACGAACGACCGGCCGGTCAGAGCGGCGGCCCTCGATCGGTTCGTCGACCGCGTGGGCACGCCACTGGCCCGACGGACCGTCGGAATGATCGCCGGAGCCCTCGATGCAGGCAGCCAGTCGGCCGCGGCCTTCGAGGCGCTCCAGGGCGAGGCGGGACGGCTGTACCACGAGGAACAGGCGGTGCGAGACGAGGTGCCTATTTTCCTCGCCGTCGGATGGGCGGCGTCGCTACTCGTCGTCGGGATCGTCGTCGCGGTCAACGTCGCCGCCCTGGGAACCACCGTTCCCGGCGGTCGGGAGACCGTCGCCATCGCAGGGGTTGCCCGATCGACCTCCGGTACGCCGACGTTCTATTTCCTGACGCAGGCGACCGTGCTTTCGAGTGGCTTGTTCGCCGGCGTCGCCGGCCGGGGCGTCTACGAGGGGTTCCTACATTCGGGAGGGCTCGTCCTGATCACGTTCCTCGCTTTCGCTGGAACCGGTTTGCTCTGA